In Gossypium arboreum isolate Shixiya-1 chromosome 5, ASM2569848v2, whole genome shotgun sequence, a single genomic region encodes these proteins:
- the LOC108453668 gene encoding putative UDP-glucuronate:xylan alpha-glucuronosyltransferase 3 isoform X1, translating to MRGPSLSPKEPRHRVAASAAEETSRRGFQRNKVFRDVEKALHVPIRYRNWNCKISTLKVVLVIILVGSLITLLRSPAVYISDRPSNLVSRRPGFVDRWVRDSGAADPRYLSMLDVNWDQILNVIEKLTDRDGYQGIGLLNFNNTETNQWKQLLPDAEHVVLQLDYVADNVTWESLFPEWIDEEEVFEVPNCPSLPSLQFPGKPRIDLIAVKLPCNKAGKWSRDVTRLHFQLAAARLAASAKGLHPVHVLFVTDCFPLPNLFTCKDLVAREGSAWLYTPNLHRLREKIRLPVGSCELSVPLQAKGSFYSERAHREAYATILHSAHVYVCGAITAAQSIRMSGSTRDLVILVDDSISDYHRGGLEAAGWKIYTIQRIRNPKAEPEAYNEWNYSKFRLWQLTDYDKIIFIDADLLILRNIDFLFEMPEISAIGNNATLFNSGVMVVEPSNCTFQLLMDHINEIESYNGGDQGYLNEIFTWWHRIPKHMNFLKHFWEGDEVEKKQMKTRLFGADPPILYVIHYLGNKPWLCFRDYDCNWNVDILQEFASDVAHKTWWKVHDAMPENLQKYCLLRSKQKAQLEWDRRQAEKGNYTDGHWKIKIKDKRLKTCFEEFCFWESMLWHWGEKNWTDNSTASPSPPAIKKVSLSSF from the exons ATGAGAGGCCCCTCTCTGAGTCCCAAAGAGCCCCGCCACCGCGTTGCTGCTTCCGCCGC TGAAGAAACAAGCAGAAGAGGGTTCCAAAGGAACAAGGTTTTCAGAGATGTTGAGAAGGCTCTCCATGTTCCTATTCGGTACAGGAACTGGAATTGCAAGATTTCTACTTTGAAAGTTGTTCTGGTTATAATTTTGGTGGGATCTCTCATCACTCTCCTTCGCTCTCCTGCAGTTTACATTTCAGATCGTCCATCCAATCTTGTATCTCG CAGGCCTGGTTTTGTAGACAGATGGGTAAGAGACAGTGGTGCCGCAGATCCACGTTATTTATCAATGTTGGATGTAAATTGGGATCAAATCTTGAATGTCATTGAGAAACTGACTGACAGGGACGGATATCAGGGAATTGGCTTATTGAACTTCAATAATACTGAAACTAATCAATGGAAGCAGCTGTTACCAGATGCTGAGCATGTTGTTTTGCAATTGGACTATGTGGCAGACAATGTTACTTGGGAATCCCTGTTCCCTGAATGGATTGATGAAGAAGAAGTATTTGAGGTTCCTAATTGTCCTTCACTACCTAGTCTTCAGTTTCCTGGAAAACCACGGATTGATCTTATTGCTGTTAAGCTTCCTTGCAACAAGGCAGGGAAGTGGTCAAGAGATGTCACACGTCTACACTTTCAGCTAGCAGCAGCAAGGCTTGCTGCATCTGCTAAAGGGCTTCACCCAGTGCATGTGCTTTTTGTGACTGACTGCTTCCCGCTTCCAAATCTTTTTACATGCAAGGACCTTGTTGCACGTGAAGGAAGTGCTTGGCTGTATACACCCAACCTACATAGGTTAAGAGAAAAGATTCGACTGCCAGTCGGTTCATGTGAACTTTCAGTTCCTCTCCAGGCTAAAG GGTCTTTCTATTCAGAGAGAGCACACCGTGAAGCATATGCAACAATCCTACACTCAGCTCATGTATATGTTTGTGGGGCCATTACTGCTGCTCAAAGTATCCGCATGTCAGGTTCAACCAGGGACCttgtgatacttgttgatgaCTCAATCAGTGACTATCATAGAGGTGGCTTGGAAGCTGCTGGGTGGAAAATTTATACAATCCAAAGAATCAGGAATCCAAAAGCTGAACCAGAAGCTTATAACGAATGGAATTACAGCAAGTTCCGTCTTTGGCAGTTGACAGATTATGACAAGATTATTTTCATCGATGCTGACCTTCTTATACTTAGGAATATTGATTTCTTATTCGAGATGCCAGAAATTTCTGCTATAGGAAACAATGCGACGCTCTTCAACTCGGGTGTGATGGTTGTTGAGCCATCGAATTGTACATTCCAGCTACTAATGGATCACATCAATGAGATTGAATCATATAATGGTGGTGATCAGGGTTATCTGAACGAAATATTTACTTGGTGGCATCGGATTCCAAAACACATGAACTTCTTGAAGCACTTCTGGGAAGGTGATGAGGTGGAGAAGAAACAGATGAAGACTCGCCTCTTTGGAGCCGATCCACCAATTCTTTATGTCATCCATTATCTGGGAAACAAGCCATGGCTATGCTTCCGGGACTACGATTGCAACTGGAATGTGGACATTTTGCAGGAGTTTGCTAGTGATGTTGCTCACAAAACATGGTGGAAGGTACACGATGCGATGCCAGAAAATTTACAGAAGTACTGTCTACTTAGGTCGAAACAGAAGGCACAGTTAGAGTGGGATCGGAGGCAAGCTGAGAAAGGTAATTACACAGATGGCCATTGGAAAATTAAGATAAAAGACAAGCGTTTAAAGACATGTTTTGAAGAATTCTGCTTCTGGGAAAGTATGCTGTGGCATTGGGGTGAAAAGAATTGGACGGATAATTCAACTGCTAGCCCATCACCACCTGCTATAAAGAAGGTATCTCTCTCTTCATTctga
- the LOC108453668 gene encoding putative UDP-glucuronate:xylan alpha-glucuronosyltransferase 3 isoform X2 produces the protein MRGPSLSPKEPRHRVAASAAEETSRRGFQRNKVFRDVEKALHVPIRYRNWNCKISTLKVVLVIILVGSLITLLRSPAVYISDRPSNLVSRPGFVDRWVRDSGAADPRYLSMLDVNWDQILNVIEKLTDRDGYQGIGLLNFNNTETNQWKQLLPDAEHVVLQLDYVADNVTWESLFPEWIDEEEVFEVPNCPSLPSLQFPGKPRIDLIAVKLPCNKAGKWSRDVTRLHFQLAAARLAASAKGLHPVHVLFVTDCFPLPNLFTCKDLVAREGSAWLYTPNLHRLREKIRLPVGSCELSVPLQAKGSFYSERAHREAYATILHSAHVYVCGAITAAQSIRMSGSTRDLVILVDDSISDYHRGGLEAAGWKIYTIQRIRNPKAEPEAYNEWNYSKFRLWQLTDYDKIIFIDADLLILRNIDFLFEMPEISAIGNNATLFNSGVMVVEPSNCTFQLLMDHINEIESYNGGDQGYLNEIFTWWHRIPKHMNFLKHFWEGDEVEKKQMKTRLFGADPPILYVIHYLGNKPWLCFRDYDCNWNVDILQEFASDVAHKTWWKVHDAMPENLQKYCLLRSKQKAQLEWDRRQAEKGNYTDGHWKIKIKDKRLKTCFEEFCFWESMLWHWGEKNWTDNSTASPSPPAIKKVSLSSF, from the exons ATGAGAGGCCCCTCTCTGAGTCCCAAAGAGCCCCGCCACCGCGTTGCTGCTTCCGCCGC TGAAGAAACAAGCAGAAGAGGGTTCCAAAGGAACAAGGTTTTCAGAGATGTTGAGAAGGCTCTCCATGTTCCTATTCGGTACAGGAACTGGAATTGCAAGATTTCTACTTTGAAAGTTGTTCTGGTTATAATTTTGGTGGGATCTCTCATCACTCTCCTTCGCTCTCCTGCAGTTTACATTTCAGATCGTCCATCCAATCTTGTATCTCG GCCTGGTTTTGTAGACAGATGGGTAAGAGACAGTGGTGCCGCAGATCCACGTTATTTATCAATGTTGGATGTAAATTGGGATCAAATCTTGAATGTCATTGAGAAACTGACTGACAGGGACGGATATCAGGGAATTGGCTTATTGAACTTCAATAATACTGAAACTAATCAATGGAAGCAGCTGTTACCAGATGCTGAGCATGTTGTTTTGCAATTGGACTATGTGGCAGACAATGTTACTTGGGAATCCCTGTTCCCTGAATGGATTGATGAAGAAGAAGTATTTGAGGTTCCTAATTGTCCTTCACTACCTAGTCTTCAGTTTCCTGGAAAACCACGGATTGATCTTATTGCTGTTAAGCTTCCTTGCAACAAGGCAGGGAAGTGGTCAAGAGATGTCACACGTCTACACTTTCAGCTAGCAGCAGCAAGGCTTGCTGCATCTGCTAAAGGGCTTCACCCAGTGCATGTGCTTTTTGTGACTGACTGCTTCCCGCTTCCAAATCTTTTTACATGCAAGGACCTTGTTGCACGTGAAGGAAGTGCTTGGCTGTATACACCCAACCTACATAGGTTAAGAGAAAAGATTCGACTGCCAGTCGGTTCATGTGAACTTTCAGTTCCTCTCCAGGCTAAAG GGTCTTTCTATTCAGAGAGAGCACACCGTGAAGCATATGCAACAATCCTACACTCAGCTCATGTATATGTTTGTGGGGCCATTACTGCTGCTCAAAGTATCCGCATGTCAGGTTCAACCAGGGACCttgtgatacttgttgatgaCTCAATCAGTGACTATCATAGAGGTGGCTTGGAAGCTGCTGGGTGGAAAATTTATACAATCCAAAGAATCAGGAATCCAAAAGCTGAACCAGAAGCTTATAACGAATGGAATTACAGCAAGTTCCGTCTTTGGCAGTTGACAGATTATGACAAGATTATTTTCATCGATGCTGACCTTCTTATACTTAGGAATATTGATTTCTTATTCGAGATGCCAGAAATTTCTGCTATAGGAAACAATGCGACGCTCTTCAACTCGGGTGTGATGGTTGTTGAGCCATCGAATTGTACATTCCAGCTACTAATGGATCACATCAATGAGATTGAATCATATAATGGTGGTGATCAGGGTTATCTGAACGAAATATTTACTTGGTGGCATCGGATTCCAAAACACATGAACTTCTTGAAGCACTTCTGGGAAGGTGATGAGGTGGAGAAGAAACAGATGAAGACTCGCCTCTTTGGAGCCGATCCACCAATTCTTTATGTCATCCATTATCTGGGAAACAAGCCATGGCTATGCTTCCGGGACTACGATTGCAACTGGAATGTGGACATTTTGCAGGAGTTTGCTAGTGATGTTGCTCACAAAACATGGTGGAAGGTACACGATGCGATGCCAGAAAATTTACAGAAGTACTGTCTACTTAGGTCGAAACAGAAGGCACAGTTAGAGTGGGATCGGAGGCAAGCTGAGAAAGGTAATTACACAGATGGCCATTGGAAAATTAAGATAAAAGACAAGCGTTTAAAGACATGTTTTGAAGAATTCTGCTTCTGGGAAAGTATGCTGTGGCATTGGGGTGAAAAGAATTGGACGGATAATTCAACTGCTAGCCCATCACCACCTGCTATAAAGAAGGTATCTCTCTCTTCATTctga